GCAGCTCGTTGAGAGCAGCTCCTGCCTCGAAGGGTCAACTCAGGCCTCGGCCGTGGCTCCGAATTTCACGAACCCCGTCGGTGACGTAGTGCTTCTGGGATCCACCGAGGAATGCATCGAGCAATGCTTCCAGCAGCGCGATGCATGCTGCGCAGCGACTCCGGGAATCTGCGACAACTTCCCCAACCCGTGCCAGACGCAGTACTTCCAGTGCTCCTTCGGCTGCTGATCGGCCAGGAATCGTACATCTGACGCCAGCTGCTCCGGACGAAGCCAGTCCGTCATAGCCGGCCCCTCATAGTCAGCCGATCGACCAGGCCTCCTCTCTTCGGAGCAGGAGGCCTTTGTTCTTTACCGGACACCCCCTTGACAACCCCAACCAGATAGTTGACTATGTCAAACATAGATGAGGTCAAACATATGACCGAGTCTTCCGTAGAACGAACTCACCCTCCGCCGAAAATCGGCGCGAGGCCCATGACATAGACCATGAACGACACCCCCAACGAACTCACACCGGTGCAGGAGCTGGATCCGGAAGCTCCCGGCGGCTATCGCCTGGAGGAAAGCCCGGGGTATTGGCTCCACCGGCTGTATCGCACCATGGAGCGGGACTTCCAGCGCCGGCTGGCGCCGCTGCACCTGACGCCCCAGGAATGGGCGGTGCTCAAGACCACCGGGCGAGGAGATCAGACACCGGCGAGCATCGCCCAGGAGCTGGAGATGAATAGCTCGGCGGTGACCCGCTTCCTGGACCGGTTGGAACAGAAAGACCTGCTCCGCCGGGGCACTCACCCGGTGGACCGGCGGCGGACCAGCCTCGAGCTCACCGACGGCGGCAAACGGATGGTGTGCGAAGCGGCGCAGGAAGCCATCGAGATCAACCGGCAGATCTTGGGCGCCTTCGACGAGACCGAGGGGAAGCAGTTCATGAGCTTCCTACAGCGGTCAGTGGAACATCTGCGCAAGCTGGGCTTTTAGGCCTTTGAGCCTCGAGATTCCCTCGGCGAGCTAGCGGCGCCGAGCTCGAATCAGCCCTCACCATGACGTTTCGAAACGCGCCGGGGACCTTCCGGCACCCAAAGACTTCAGCCTTCCCGTAACCACGGACCGATTTTGTTTTCTCAGGCCCAACTTCTCAGGAGAATCCCCATGCCTCAGGCTTCTCATATCGCTCATTCCGCGCGTCGGCTGGCCCTGCAAGGCTTGACCTTGTCCGGTCTGGCGCTGCTGCTGTTGCTCGCCGGCGCCTGCGGCTCCGGTGAAGCCACCCCCGCGGGCCAGCAACAAGGCCCCCGCACCGTCCCCGTGGAGGTCGGCTCCACCGAGGTGGACACCTTGCTGGTGCGCCTCGACGCCGTCGGCACCCTGGAGGCCGACTCCATCGTCGACATCCGCCCGGAAACCTCCGGCGTGGTCAGCCGCATCGCCGTCACCGAGGGCCAGGAGGTCCGCAAGGGGCAGGTTCTGGTGCAGTTGGAGGATTCCGAGATCCGTGCCCAGTCGGAGGCCGCGGCGGCAGCGCTGAGCCGTGCCCGCACCGAGTCCTCGAACCTCGAGCTGCAGCTCGAGCGCAACCGCGGGCTGCTGGACACCGGCGCTATCTCCCAACAAACCTTCGACGACATCGAGAGCAGCACCGAGGCCGCCCAGGCCCGCGCCGAGGAGGCTCAGGCCAACTTCAACGTCGCCCAGCGGCGGCAGGACAAGACGGTCATCCGCGCCCCCTTCAGCGGTCGGGTGGACACCAAGGAGGTCTATCTCGGCGACTTCGTGGACATGGGCAACACCACCCTCTTCACCCTGGTGGACGCGGATCCGCTGAAGGTGGAGTTCACCGTGCCGGAGCAGTTCATCGGCCGCCTCGACGTCGGCAGCTCGGTCTCCGTGCGAGTGCGCAACATGCCCGACCAGCGCTACGAGGGCACCGTCGTCTTCGTCAGCCCGCGGGTGGATCCGGTGAACCGCACCGTCACCCTCAAGGCCGAGGTACCCAACCCCGAAGGCACCCTGCGGGCGGGGCAATTCGCGGACGTCCAGTTGGTGCTCCAGACCATCCCCGACGCGTTGCTGGTGCCGGAGGCGGCCATCGTCTCCCGCGAGGGCGAGAATTTCGTCTTCCTCGTGGAGAACGGCAAGGCCGTTCGCCGCTCCGTACAGCTCGGCGAGCGCGAGCCCGGCCGGGTGCAGGTGGTGAGCGGGCTGGAGGAAGGCCAAACGGTGGTGGTGGCGGGCCAGCAGCGGCTCCAGGACGGAGCCTCGGTGGCTCCTACCAACACGGGCAGCGATTCGGGCACCAGCTCGGATGCGCCCGCCAGCTCCGGCACTGGTACTGGTACTGGCACCGCCGAGCAGGGGGCCTGAGCCATGTTTCTACCCAACCTGGCCATCCGGCGGCCGGTGCTCACCACGGTGGTCACCGCCGCTATCCTGCTCCTGGGCTGGATCGGCTACCGCAACCTGCCGGTGCGCGAGCTGCCCAATATCGACTACCCCATCGTCAGCGTCACCACCGTTCTCCCCGGCGCCAGCCCGGAGGTGGTGGAGACGGAGGTCACGGAGGTCCTCGAGGAGGAGATCAACACCATCGAGGGCATCAAGACCCTGACCTCCGTCAGCGGTGAGCAGACCAGCATCATCACCGCCGAGTTCGAGCTCAGCCGCGACATCGACGTCGCCCTCCAGGACGTCCGGGACAAGATCAGCCGCGTGCGCGGCGAGCTGCCCACGGACGTCGACGAGCCGGCGGTGGAGAAGCTCGATCCCGAGGCTTCTCCCATCATCTGGCTCTCCTTGAGCAACCCCGAGCTCGAGATGACCGACATCAACGAAGTCGCCGACAACGTGGTCAAGGAGCGCCTGCAGCGCATCCCCGGCGTCGGCTCGGTGATCTTCGGCGGCGAAAAGCGCTTCGCGGTGCGGGTACGCCTCGACCCCCAGCGAATGGCCGCCTACGACCTCACCGTGGCGGACGTCTCCCGCGCCCTCGCCGAGGGCAACGTCGAGCTGCCGTCCGGCCGGGTGGAGAGCCGAAGCCGCGAGTTCACCATTCAGACCGAAGGTGAGCTGGCAACGCCGGAGGCCTTCAACACCCTCATCGTGGCGTGGCGCAACGGCTCCCCCATTCGCCTGTCGGAGATCGGCTACGCCGAGGCCGGGGTCGAGGACGAGCGCACCCTGGCGCGCTTCAACAGCCAACCCACCGTGGGCTTGGGCGTGATCAAGCAGAGCGACGCCAACACCGTGGCGGTGGCGGACGCGGTGCTGGAGGAAGTGGATCGCATCCGTGCGGATCTTCCCCCGGGCTTCACCCTCTACCTGGCGGTCAACGACGCCACCTTCATCGAGAGCTCCCTCACCGAGGTGGAAGAAACCCTCCTCATCGCCTTCCTGCTGGTGGTGGTGGTGATCTTCCTCTTCCTGCGCAGCGGCACCGCCACCCTGATTCCAGCGGCGGCCATTCCGGTGTCCATCGTCGGCACCTTCGCCGCCATGTATGTCCTCGGCTTCTCCATCAACACGCTGACCTTGCTCGCCCTGACGCTGGCCATCGGCATCGTGGTGGACGACGCCATCGTGGTGTTGGAGAACATCTACCGGCACATGGAGGAGGGCGAATCGCCTCGGGAGGCGGCGCGCAAGGGCACCGGCGAGATCGCCTTCGCGGTGCTCGCCATCTCGGTGACCTTGGTCATCGTCTTCCTGCCCATCGCGCTGGTCTCCGGCGTGGTGGGCCGCCTGTTCCGGGAGTTCGGCGTCGCGGTGGCGGTGTCGGTGGTCATCTCCGCCTTCGTCGCCCTCACCCTCACCCCCATGCTCAGCTCCCGCTTCCTCCGCGTCGGCGGTGGCCACGGGCGCTTCTTCAACGCCGTCGAAAGCTTCCTTGAGGGCATCACTTCCATCTACCGCCGGAGCCTCGCCTGGTCCCTCCGCACCCGCTGGTTGGTGGTGCTGGTGGGCATCGTGGTCCTCGGCGCCACGGTGCTGGTGGCGGGCTCTCTGGGGACCGAATTCGTTCCGCCGGAGGATCGCGGGGGCTTCCTCACCATCATCAACGCCCCCGAGGGCTCGACCCTCGAGTACACCGACGGTTACCTGCGCAAGATCGAGCAGGCCTTCGCCGAGACCGAGGGAGTGGACCGCTACTTCTCCGCCGTCGGCCTGGCCATCGGCGGACCGGCGAAGGTCAGCCAGGCCATCATCTTCACCCAGCTGGACGACGAGCGAGAGCGCGGGCAGTTCGAGATCATGGGAGAGCTGCGCGGCAAGCTCGGCAACTTCCCCGGCGTCGACGCCTTCATCATCGCCCCGTCGTCCCTCAACACCGGCGGCTTCAACAAACCGCTGCAGTTCGTACTCCAAGGCAGCGACCTGGATCAGATGGCGGAGGTCTCCCAAACGATGGTGGAGCGAGCTCGGGAGATCCCCGGCCTCACCGGCGTCGACACCGACCTGGAGCTCTCCAAGCCCGAGTTGCGGGTGAGCATCGACCGCCAGCGCGCCGCCTCCCTGGGGGTCAGCGTCGAGGACGTGGCGAGCACCCTGCAGGTGCTCTTCGGCGGCCAGGACGTCACCCGCTACAAAAAGGGCAACGAGCGCTACGACGTCATCGTCCAGCTGGAGGATGACTACCGCAACACGCCGCGGCAAATCGGCGAGGTCTACGTGCGCGGCGAGAACGATCAGCTGGTCAAGCTCTCCAGCCTGGTGCGGGTCGCCGAGGGCGTCGGCCCCAGCCAGATCAACCACTACAACCGTGCCCGCTCGGTGATCCTCGACTCCAACCTCGACGGCATTCCCCTGGGCGAAGGCCTGGCGCGGGTGCGCCAGCTGGCGGAGGAGGTGCTGCCCTCGGGCTTCACCACCGCCGTCGCCGGTGAGTCGGAGGACTTCGAGGAATCCCTGAGCAGCCTGCTCTTCTCCCTGGGCATGGCGGTGCTCGCCATCTACCTGGTCCTCGCCGGACAGTTCGAGAGCTTCGTCCACCCCTTCACCATCATGCTGGCACTGCCCCTGGCGCTCTTCGGCGCCGTGATCTCCCTGGGGATCATGGGCATGACCCTCAACATCTACAGTTTCATCGGCATCATCATGTTGATGGGCTTGGTGACCAAGAACTCGATCCTGCTGGTGGACTACACCAACACCCTGCGCGAACGCGGAGAGTCCCGCTTCGACGCCGTGGTGCGGGCCGGCGCGGTGCGGCTGCGGCCGATTCTGATGACCTCCGTGGCCCTCATCTTCGGCGTCTTGCCCATCGCCTTGGCCCTGGGCGCCGGCGCCGAGTCCCGCCGCCCGCTGGGCGTGGCGGTGGTCGGCGGCATGATCGCCTCCACGGCGCTGACCCTGTACATCGTGCCGGTCTTCTACACCCTATTGGACGATCTGCTGGCCGGCACCCAATCGCTTTTCTCGAAGATCCGGGGTAAGTCCTCGGATGACCATAGCGGCGAAGGCCGGTTAGAAACGGCCGAGGCCGCGGAGGGTTCCCGATGAGTCTCCCGATCCACCCCCAGCGTTTTCAGGCTCTTCGCCGGAAGGGCTCCGCGAGCTCGATTCTGGTCGCAATGCTGCTGCTCCCAGTCCTGGTTCTAGTCCTGCCGCTGGCCTCGGCCCACGCTCAGGAAGAAACCAGCGCCCAGGAGGCACCGCCCACCGGAGAGACCCCGCTCCAGCCCCGCTGGCAGCCGGTCTCCGGCTCCCCCGAAGGCCTGGAGCTGGGCCTCGAGGACGCCGTGCGCCGGGCTTTGGAAAGCAATGAAGCGGTACTCCTGGCCCGCGCCGAGCAAGCCCGCCTCGGGGGCGAGCTCCGCCAGGTCACCTCCCAGGCCCTGCCCCAGCTGAGCGCCGACGCCGACTACGTCTACAACATCGAAAAGCCGGTGCTCTTCCTCGACACCGAGGGGGGCGGCGTCCAACGCATCACCATCGGTAGCGATTACGACATCGACGCCGGCGTGACCCTGAGCCAGAAGGTTCTGGACTTGCGCTACGCTCCTGCCCGGCGCTCTGCCCAGCTGGACATCAGCTCCGCCCGGGCCTCTCTCGAGGACGCCGAAACCGCCGTCGCCCTCGCCGCCCGCCGGGCCTACTATCAGGCCCTGCTGGCCCGGGAGCTGCAAACGGTGCAGACCCAAGCCCTGGAGCAAGCCCGCCAACGCCTGACCCAGGTACAGGAATTCTTCGACGCCGGTACGGCGGCGGAGTTCGATCTGCTCACCGCCCAGGTGGAGGTGGACAACATCCGTCCGGAGCTGATCCAGGCGGAGAACGACCTCGCCCTGGCCCTCGAAGAGCTGCGCCGCATCACCGGCATCCCCGCCGGTACTCCCCTGGAGCTGGTGGATGGCTTCTCCGAGACCCTGCCCCCGATACCGGCCATCGACGCCGCGGTGGCCGAGGCCCTGGGCCAGCGCGCCGATCTCGAAGCCCAACGCCTGCGGGCGGAGGCCGCGGAGGCCCGCACCGTCGCGGCGGAGCGCTCGAACTTCCCCACCCTGGATTTCGAATCCGCCTACCGCCGCAACGCCTCCACCACCGACGCCTTCCCCGGCGACAACGAGTTCACCAACTCCTGGAACGCCACCCTCAGCCTCACCTGGCCGCTGTTCGAAAGCGGCGCCCGGGCCGGCCGGGTGGTCGCCGCCGAAGCGCGCCGGGACACGGAGCAGCTACTGCTCCAACAGCTCACCGAAGACGCCCGGCTGGAAGTCCGCCAGGCCGTCCTCGCCCTGCGCGCCGCCAACCAATCGGTGGAAGCCTCCCAATCCAACGTCCGCCGCGCCGAACGGGCCCTGGAGATCGCCGGCGTCCGCTACCGCAACGGCCTCTCCACCCAGGTCGAGCTCAACGACGCCGAGCTAGCCGTCACCCGCGCCCGCTCCAACTACGCCCAGGCCCTCTACTCCGCCGCGGTGGCCCGGGCGGAACTAGTGGCGGCGCAGGGGGGTGGGGTGGTGGTGAACGCAGCGGCTGAAGATGCTGATAGCAGCGCCCGCTGACCCTGCCCTCACAGCCGCGGACCTGATCAATCCCTTCAATAACAAAGCTTCGGCGGCTGGCTCGGTCCGGTCTTCAGTCTTTTGGATCGAGCCAGCTGCCGAAGCATCCTGGATCCTGCCGACTGGCACAGGCCGGACACTCGCAAACGGCATCGGCCTGGGGTCGGACGTGCACCAGGC
The Acidobacteriota bacterium genome window above contains:
- a CDS encoding TolC family protein is translated as MSLPIHPQRFQALRRKGSASSILVAMLLLPVLVLVLPLASAHAQEETSAQEAPPTGETPLQPRWQPVSGSPEGLELGLEDAVRRALESNEAVLLARAEQARLGGELRQVTSQALPQLSADADYVYNIEKPVLFLDTEGGGVQRITIGSDYDIDAGVTLSQKVLDLRYAPARRSAQLDISSARASLEDAETAVALAARRAYYQALLARELQTVQTQALEQARQRLTQVQEFFDAGTAAEFDLLTAQVEVDNIRPELIQAENDLALALEELRRITGIPAGTPLELVDGFSETLPPIPAIDAAVAEALGQRADLEAQRLRAEAAEARTVAAERSNFPTLDFESAYRRNASTTDAFPGDNEFTNSWNATLSLTWPLFESGARAGRVVAAEARRDTEQLLLQQLTEDARLEVRQAVLALRAANQSVEASQSNVRRAERALEIAGVRYRNGLSTQVELNDAELAVTRARSNYAQALYSAAVARAELVAAQGGGVVVNAAAEDADSSAR
- a CDS encoding efflux RND transporter periplasmic adaptor subunit, translating into MPQASHIAHSARRLALQGLTLSGLALLLLLAGACGSGEATPAGQQQGPRTVPVEVGSTEVDTLLVRLDAVGTLEADSIVDIRPETSGVVSRIAVTEGQEVRKGQVLVQLEDSEIRAQSEAAAAALSRARTESSNLELQLERNRGLLDTGAISQQTFDDIESSTEAAQARAEEAQANFNVAQRRQDKTVIRAPFSGRVDTKEVYLGDFVDMGNTTLFTLVDADPLKVEFTVPEQFIGRLDVGSSVSVRVRNMPDQRYEGTVVFVSPRVDPVNRTVTLKAEVPNPEGTLRAGQFADVQLVLQTIPDALLVPEAAIVSREGENFVFLVENGKAVRRSVQLGEREPGRVQVVSGLEEGQTVVVAGQQRLQDGASVAPTNTGSDSGTSSDAPASSGTGTGTGTAEQGA
- a CDS encoding efflux RND transporter permease subunit, encoding MFLPNLAIRRPVLTTVVTAAILLLGWIGYRNLPVRELPNIDYPIVSVTTVLPGASPEVVETEVTEVLEEEINTIEGIKTLTSVSGEQTSIITAEFELSRDIDVALQDVRDKISRVRGELPTDVDEPAVEKLDPEASPIIWLSLSNPELEMTDINEVADNVVKERLQRIPGVGSVIFGGEKRFAVRVRLDPQRMAAYDLTVADVSRALAEGNVELPSGRVESRSREFTIQTEGELATPEAFNTLIVAWRNGSPIRLSEIGYAEAGVEDERTLARFNSQPTVGLGVIKQSDANTVAVADAVLEEVDRIRADLPPGFTLYLAVNDATFIESSLTEVEETLLIAFLLVVVVIFLFLRSGTATLIPAAAIPVSIVGTFAAMYVLGFSINTLTLLALTLAIGIVVDDAIVVLENIYRHMEEGESPREAARKGTGEIAFAVLAISVTLVIVFLPIALVSGVVGRLFREFGVAVAVSVVISAFVALTLTPMLSSRFLRVGGGHGRFFNAVESFLEGITSIYRRSLAWSLRTRWLVVLVGIVVLGATVLVAGSLGTEFVPPEDRGGFLTIINAPEGSTLEYTDGYLRKIEQAFAETEGVDRYFSAVGLAIGGPAKVSQAIIFTQLDDERERGQFEIMGELRGKLGNFPGVDAFIIAPSSLNTGGFNKPLQFVLQGSDLDQMAEVSQTMVERAREIPGLTGVDTDLELSKPELRVSIDRQRAASLGVSVEDVASTLQVLFGGQDVTRYKKGNERYDVIVQLEDDYRNTPRQIGEVYVRGENDQLVKLSSLVRVAEGVGPSQINHYNRARSVILDSNLDGIPLGEGLARVRQLAEEVLPSGFTTAVAGESEDFEESLSSLLFSLGMAVLAIYLVLAGQFESFVHPFTIMLALPLALFGAVISLGIMGMTLNIYSFIGIIMLMGLVTKNSILLVDYTNTLRERGESRFDAVVRAGAVRLRPILMTSVALIFGVLPIALALGAGAESRRPLGVAVVGGMIASTALTLYIVPVFYTLLDDLLAGTQSLFSKIRGKSSDDHSGEGRLETAEAAEGSR
- a CDS encoding MarR family transcriptional regulator — translated: MNDTPNELTPVQELDPEAPGGYRLEESPGYWLHRLYRTMERDFQRRLAPLHLTPQEWAVLKTTGRGDQTPASIAQELEMNSSAVTRFLDRLEQKDLLRRGTHPVDRRRTSLELTDGGKRMVCEAAQEAIEINRQILGAFDETEGKQFMSFLQRSVEHLRKLGF